Proteins encoded in a region of the Brevundimonas vesicularis genome:
- a CDS encoding DUF883 family protein — protein MATTKAREDIKADLKTLKEDLKTGAREETQRLRDKAAEAEAKLRAKSDEVREQARSYYDEARVKGREYYDDAAERFDEAQRYVVERVQERPLQSTAVALGVGVILGMLLAGRRR, from the coding sequence ATGGCCACCACCAAGGCTCGAGAAGATATCAAGGCCGACCTGAAGACCCTCAAGGAGGATCTGAAGACCGGCGCCCGCGAAGAGACCCAACGCCTGCGCGACAAGGCCGCCGAGGCCGAAGCCAAGCTGCGCGCCAAGAGCGACGAAGTCCGCGAGCAGGCCCGCAGCTATTACGACGAGGCCCGCGTGAAGGGTCGCGAATATTATGACGACGCGGCCGAACGCTTCGATGAGGCGCAACGCTATGTCGTCGAGCGCGTGCAGGAGCGTCCGCTGCAATCGACCGCCGTGGCGCTCGGCGTCGGCGTCATCCTCGGCATGCTGCTGGCCGGCCGCCGTCGCTGA